The Nasonia vitripennis strain AsymCx unplaced genomic scaffold, Nvit_psr_1.1 unplaced0112, whole genome shotgun sequence genome includes a window with the following:
- the LOC116418232 gene encoding cell wall integrity and stress response component 3-like, with the protein MALVQQDSDHLPKQPGPDNTKNLAVTNIFKRLTSSKRPDKCGIKVEVKRSSSPILPIKKGGQKRKRNSLEVEAKAKRPREIVPETSRSSTSKKSIPRGRYVDSENNVIRPPTPCYLEVDADDKHSLDYFDALVYKNPEKELARRLIDKESDKLFNFLELPKNEAKSIGEIAKSPFKPLNLSASSSDSDDLQQLEHDEQPMANNSPAQVILQPASEPVDLPLSIIGGRTIDSEEAHEDPLNVSTCSTSSTSSNRSTSSTSSKSSSCSTCSTCSTSSSSSSSNSSSSSSKTSSSNSSSDDSESSNSSNSSSSDDEKAPTSIPDIPKPPCEPITIKKIQDPVASKTLNSNIRKSTVARRGRAVLNPLARGIRTRKTIVEKAQTLIQDIPKSPCEPITLKKIQHPVASNTLKANNRKNTVARRGRVVMNPLSRGIRTTKTIVPTQVIAPQNVVTSRMQLIHGLYYKEISN; encoded by the coding sequence ATGGCATTAGTTCAGCAGGACAGCGACCACCTTCCTAAGCAGCCAGGTCCGGACAACACAAAAAATCTGGCGGTCACGAACATCTTTAAACGTTTAACATCTTCTAAACGCCCAGATAAGTGCGGAATAAAAGTCGAAGTGAAACGTTCATCTTCGCCAATATTGCCGATAAAAAAAGGAGgtcagaagagaaagaggaattCATTAGAAGTAGAGGCAAAGGCAAAACGACCTCGAGAAATTGTTCCTGAAACTTCTAGATCTAGCACTTCCAAAAAGAGCATTCCACGAGGAAGGTACGTCGACAGCGAAAATAACGTAATTCGGCCGCCTACACCCTGCTATTTGGAAGTTGACGCCGATGACAAGCACTCGCTTGATTATTTCGATGCGCTTGTATACAAGAACCCGGAAAAGGAATTGGCACGGAGATTGATAGACAAGGAGTCGGATAAACTTTTTAACTTCTTGGAGCTGCCGAAAAATGAAGCAAAATCAATCGGTGAAATCGCAAAGTCGCCGTTCAAGCCACTCAACCTATCTGCATCTTCAAGTGACAGTGACGATCTTCAGCAGTTAGAGCATGACGAACAACCAATGGCCAACAATTCACCAGCACAAGTCATCCTGCAGCCAGCATCCGAGCCTGTTGACCTTCCGTTGTCTATTATCGGTGGTCGAACGATTGACAGCGAAGAAGCTCACGAGGACCCTTTGAACGTGTCTACCTGTTCAACCAGTTCGACCAGTTCAAACAGGTCAACCAGTTCAACCAGTTCAAAGAGTTCATCGTGTTCAACATGTTCCACCTGTTCTacgtcgtcgtcatcatcatcatcaaatagcagtagcagcagttcTAAGACTTCTAGCTCGAACTCAAGCAGCGACGATTCCGAGTCTTCAAATAGTAGTAACTCTAGCTCGAGCGATGACGAGAAAGCGCCAACATCAATACCAGACATTCCAAAACCACCATGTGAGCCTATAACTATAAAGAAGATACAAGACCCGGTAGCTTCAAAAACCCTCAACTCTAATATTAGGAAAAGCACGGTAGCCAGGCGGGGCCGTGCGGTATTAAATCCATTGGCGAGAGGAATAAGAACCAGGAAGACTATTGTCGAGAAAGCGCAAACATTGATACAAGACATTCCAAAATCACCATGTGAGCCTATAACTTTAAAGAAGATACAACACCCGGTAGCTTCAAACACCCTCAAAGCTAATAATAGGAAAAATACGGTAGCCAGGAGGGGCCGTGTGGTAATGAATCCATTGTCAAGAGGAATAAGAACTACAAAGACCATAGTCCCCACCCAAGTCATTGCGCCCCAAAATGTTGTGACATCCAGGATGCAACTAATCCATGGACTTTATTATAAGGAAATTTCCAATTGA